A DNA window from Microbacterium sp. CGR2 contains the following coding sequences:
- a CDS encoding DUF4166 domain-containing protein: protein MTTENARGQVFLAALGADAERLHPEILAQLRAPGGIERAEGVFTVAGSRFGRWGALAVPVVGPQMLVTRFGRDVPFGIRTATGRTPDGRATLDTIREFRFPGKTQYIADRLTESAIPGMVRNILGTRGRVELIEECSVSDRGGLRMRTRRVALRLWGRRFALRGILGVSVDLEDGWDEESGRRTIEMRATNPVFGTVLEYRGWYRYIGRSEEDAPPTQ from the coding sequence ATGACGACCGAGAACGCGCGAGGGCAGGTTTTTCTGGCGGCCCTGGGGGCGGATGCCGAGCGACTGCACCCGGAGATCCTCGCGCAGCTGAGAGCGCCGGGTGGTATCGAGCGGGCGGAGGGAGTCTTCACCGTGGCGGGAAGTCGGTTCGGCAGGTGGGGCGCACTGGCGGTGCCGGTGGTCGGCCCGCAGATGCTGGTCACCCGATTCGGACGCGATGTGCCGTTCGGAATTCGCACCGCCACGGGCCGCACCCCCGATGGGCGAGCGACCCTCGACACGATCCGCGAGTTCCGCTTCCCCGGCAAGACCCAGTACATCGCGGACCGGCTCACCGAGAGTGCGATCCCGGGGATGGTCCGCAACATCCTGGGGACGCGTGGACGCGTCGAACTCATCGAAGAGTGCAGCGTGAGTGACCGGGGTGGTCTGCGGATGCGCACTCGCCGGGTCGCGCTGCGCCTGTGGGGCCGACGGTTCGCGTTACGGGGCATCCTCGGTGTCTCCGTGGATCTGGAGGACGGCTGGGACGAGGAGAGCGGTCGTCGCACCATCGAGATGCGCGCCACCAACCCGGTGTTCGGGACGGTCCTCGAATATCGCGGGTGGTATCGCTACATCGGACGTTCCGAAGAGGATGCCCCGCCGACTCAGTAG
- the trpS gene encoding tryptophan--tRNA ligase, with protein MTKPRLYSGMQPSADSLQIGNYIGALLQWRDLQTSYDAYFSVVDMHALTVAQDPAELREKTRRTAAQYIAAGIEPSQSTLYVQSHVRAHAELAWILSTITGFGEAGRMTQFKDKSARYGQDATSVGLFTYPVLMAADILLYQTDVVPVGDDQKQHVELTRDLAERFNSRFGTTFTVPIPVIQKDTARIYDLQNPTSKMSKSAESDAGVLWMLDDPAKSAKKIMRAVTDNEGSVRFDRETKPGVSNLLTIYAALTGRQIAAIEDEYAGRGYGDFKKGLAEVVVGEFEPVRARALELLDDPAELDRILAENAGRADAVADTTLSAVYDNVGLLRRV; from the coding sequence GTGACGAAACCTCGCCTTTACTCCGGAATGCAGCCATCCGCCGACTCCCTCCAGATCGGCAACTACATCGGCGCGCTCCTCCAGTGGCGAGATCTGCAGACCTCCTATGACGCGTACTTCTCCGTCGTCGACATGCATGCTCTCACCGTCGCCCAGGACCCCGCGGAGCTCCGCGAGAAGACGCGTCGCACGGCGGCCCAGTACATCGCCGCCGGCATCGAACCCTCGCAGTCGACGCTGTACGTGCAATCGCACGTGCGCGCCCATGCCGAACTCGCATGGATCCTGAGTACCATCACCGGTTTCGGTGAAGCCGGTCGGATGACCCAGTTCAAGGACAAGTCCGCGCGGTACGGCCAGGATGCGACGAGCGTCGGCCTCTTCACGTACCCCGTGCTGATGGCCGCCGACATCCTGCTGTACCAGACCGATGTGGTTCCGGTCGGGGACGATCAGAAGCAGCACGTCGAACTCACCCGCGACCTCGCCGAGCGATTCAACTCGCGTTTCGGCACCACTTTCACGGTGCCGATTCCGGTGATCCAGAAGGACACGGCCCGCATCTACGACCTGCAGAACCCGACGTCGAAGATGTCGAAGTCGGCCGAGAGCGATGCCGGTGTGCTCTGGATGCTCGATGACCCAGCCAAGTCGGCCAAGAAGATCATGCGTGCGGTGACCGACAACGAAGGCTCAGTGCGTTTCGACCGCGAGACCAAGCCGGGCGTCTCCAACCTGCTCACGATCTACGCAGCCCTCACCGGCCGCCAGATCGCCGCCATCGAAGACGAGTACGCCGGTCGCGGGTACGGCGACTTCAAGAAGGGCCTCGCCGAGGTCGTGGTGGGCGAGTTCGAACCGGTGCGCGCGCGCGCCCTCGAGCTTCTCGACGATCCGGCAGAACTCGACCGGATCCTGGCCGAGAACGCCGGGCGAGCGGATGCCGTCGCCGACACCACCCTTTCCGCGGTGTACGACAACGTGGGGCTGCTCCGTCGCGTCTGA
- a CDS encoding 50S ribosomal protein L25/general stress protein Ctc codes for MSEDNKVHAELRESFGKGFARRLRAAGKIPAVIYGHGTDPVHVALPGHQVSLIIRRANALLELDIEGTSQLALVKDVQKDPVHQIIEHIDLLVVRKGEKVTIDVPVNVVGESAPGTMVNQEANTLSIEAEATHIPQGLEVSVEGLEDGAHITAADVTLPQGSTLLADPEVLIVSISIPDEEEDLDAPAEGEGEAASENAGE; via the coding sequence ATGTCTGAAGACAACAAGGTCCACGCCGAGCTCCGCGAGAGCTTCGGCAAGGGCTTCGCCCGCCGCCTCCGCGCCGCCGGCAAGATCCCCGCCGTCATCTACGGCCATGGCACCGACCCGGTGCACGTCGCACTGCCGGGCCACCAGGTCTCGCTCATCATCCGTCGCGCGAACGCGCTGCTCGAGCTCGACATCGAGGGCACGTCGCAGCTCGCGCTGGTCAAGGACGTGCAGAAGGACCCCGTGCACCAGATCATCGAGCACATCGACCTGCTCGTGGTCCGCAAGGGCGAGAAGGTCACCATCGACGTGCCCGTCAACGTCGTCGGCGAGTCCGCTCCCGGCACCATGGTGAACCAGGAAGCCAACACGCTCTCCATCGAGGCTGAGGCGACCCACATCCCGCAGGGCCTCGAGGTCTCCGTCGAGGGCCTGGAAGACGGCGCGCACATCACCGCCGCCGACGTGACCCTGCCCCAGGGCTCCACGCTGCTGGCCGACCCCGAGGTGCTGATCGTCTCGATCTCGATCCCGGACGAGGAGGAAGACCTCGACGCACCCGCCGAGGGCGAAGGCGAAGCTGCCTCGGAGAACGCCGGAGAGTAG
- the pth gene encoding aminoacyl-tRNA hydrolase → MPSTWLVVGLGNPGPRYETTRHNVGQMVVDEIAARRSESFREHKGGARVVETWLRPGADKLVLAKPNTFMNVSGTPVAALARFYSVPPERIVVVHDELDIPFDSVKLKIGGGHGGHNGVRDVARAVGTPDFPRVRVGIGRPPGRQDPADWVLAPFGKEERPNLPLLIADAADAAELLVGEGLLAAQQKHHAPR, encoded by the coding sequence ATGCCATCCACCTGGTTGGTGGTGGGCCTGGGCAACCCCGGCCCGCGCTACGAGACCACCCGGCACAACGTCGGTCAGATGGTCGTCGATGAGATCGCAGCCAGGAGAAGCGAAAGCTTCCGCGAGCACAAAGGCGGCGCCCGGGTCGTCGAAACCTGGCTGCGACCGGGGGCCGACAAGCTGGTGCTGGCCAAACCGAACACGTTCATGAACGTGTCGGGCACGCCGGTGGCGGCTCTCGCGCGCTTCTACAGCGTGCCGCCGGAGCGGATCGTGGTCGTCCACGACGAGCTCGACATCCCGTTCGATTCCGTGAAGCTCAAGATCGGCGGTGGACACGGCGGCCACAACGGCGTGCGTGATGTCGCCCGCGCCGTCGGCACCCCGGACTTCCCTCGCGTGCGGGTCGGGATCGGGCGTCCGCCCGGACGCCAGGACCCTGCGGACTGGGTACTCGCGCCCTTCGGCAAGGAAGAACGCCCGAACCTGCCGCTTCTGATCGCGGATGCGGCGGACGCCGCCGAGTTGCTGGTGGGCGAAGGCCTGCTTGCCGCGCAGCAGAAACACCACGCCCCTCGCTGA